One Mercurialis annua linkage group LG3, ddMerAnnu1.2, whole genome shotgun sequence DNA window includes the following coding sequences:
- the LOC126673629 gene encoding phosphoenolpyruvate/phosphate translocator 2, chloroplastic-like isoform X2, whose translation MQAALVLSLSIPFLKPHKLLYANSDSNQTFIKPLKLDYSHSNGVSCRKASLSLDSFRTSRVSTSFLCSYRSKCISFKVCAASVPDSSSETTSELGQIAELGAMFGIWYVLNIYYNILNKQVLKVYPYPATVTAFQLGCGSLMIITMWAFNLYEKPKLSRSQFAAILPLALAHTMGNILTNVSLGKVSVSFTHTIKAMEPFFTVLFASLYFGQRPSLWIVGSLVPIVGGVALASFTEASFNWIGFSTAMASNVTNQSRNVLSKNFMLNQEANQGLNVRELCVRALLAGFCFHSYQQVSYMILQMVNPVTHAVGNCVKRVVVIISSVIFFQTPISPMNSLGTAVALAGVFLYSRAKRIKPMPTQTS comes from the exons ATGCAAGCAGCATTAGTTCTGTCTCTTTCAATTCCATTTCTCAAACCACACAAACTTCTTTATGCAAATTCCGACTCcaaccaaacttttataaaacctCTTAAACTCGATTATAGTCATTCTAATGGCGTTTCGTGCCGAAAAGCTTCGTTGTCATTGGATTCCTTCAGGACTAGTCGAGTTTCTACTTCATTTCTATGTTCATATCGCAGTAAATGCATCAGTTTCAAGGTCTGTGCTGCTTCGGTACCTGATAGCTCGAGCGAAACAACGAGTGAATTGGGTCAGATTGCTGAACTTGGTGCTATGTTTGGAATTTGGTATGTTTTGAACATCTACTACAATATTTTGAACAAGCAGGTTCTGAAGGTATATCCATATCCAGCAACAGTAACAGCATTTCAACTGGGGTGTGGAAGTTTGATGATTATTACAATGTGGGCATTCAATCTTTATGAGAAGCCAAAGCTGAGTCGCTCACAG TTTGCAGCAATATTGCCATTGGCTTTAGCACACACAATGGGGAACATATTAACAAATGTGAGTCTAGGCAAAGTTTCAGTTTCATTCACTCATACTATCAAAGCAATGGAGCCCTTCTTCACTGTCTTATTTGCTTCCCTCTATTTTGGTCAG AGGCCATCTTTGTGGATTGTTGGTTCCTTAGTACCAATAGTAGGTGGAGTGGCATTGGCATCATTCACTGAGGCCTCTTTTAACTG GATTGGCTTCTCTACTGCAATGGCTTCTAATGTAACTAACCAATCTCGCAATGTACTTAGCAAAAACTTCATGCTTAACCAAGAG GCAAATCAAGGTTTGAATGTGAGAGAGCTATGTGTAAGAGCTCTTCTAGCTGGCTTCTGCTTCCACTCTTATCAACAA GTGTCGTATATGATATTACAAATGGTAAATCCAGTAACTCATGCAGTAGGAAATTGTGTAAAGCGTGTGGTCGTAATAATCTCCTCAGTAATTTTCTTCCAGACGCCAATATCACCTATGAATTCACTcg GAACTGCTGTGGCTCTTGCCGGGGTGTTCCTGTACTCAAGAGCCAAAAGGATAAAGCCAATGCCAACACAGACTTCATAA
- the LOC126671219 gene encoding bifunctional aspartokinase/homoserine dehydrogenase, chloroplastic-like, translating into MVCISDTKGKKRMKCVCFQQVTEGYLWNLLERRKSTNLVPNLKELYLTGNLLSDGSGIELSRWRELTKENGKVANLEKFTQHCMEYHFIVNTVLVDCTADSRVASYYHGW; encoded by the exons ATGGTCTGTATATCAGATACAAAGGGGAAGAAGAGG ATGAAATGTGTGTGCTTTCAGCAAGTAACAGAAGGGTATCTGTGGAATTTGTTGGAAAGGAGAAAATCAACTAATTTGGTGCCAA ATTTGAAGGAGCTATACCTGACAGGAAATTTACTTTCCGATGGAAG TGGTATCGAACTATCAAGATGGAGAGAACTGACAAAGGAGAATGGTAAAGTGGCCAACTTGGAGAAGTTCACACAACATTGCATGGAATATCATTTTATTGTAAATACTGTTTTGGTAGATTGCACAGCAGACTCTAGGGTTGCAAGCTATTACCACGGATGGTAA
- the LOC126675192 gene encoding ubiquitin-40S ribosomal protein S27a-like, translating to MQILIKIPAEQTLTLEVTPTDTITNLKSKIEAKKRIPPAQQRLVFATAQLEDDKTLSHYNIKDDSLLHVLLRLCGGAKKRKKKVFTTPKKEKHEKEKEKLGVLKMYKVDDESGQVEKLRAECPKCGPGNFMANHVDRDCCGKCGFTSFFSHQVDDSAVAARI from the coding sequence ATGCAAATCCTCATCAAAATCCCCGCAGaacaaaccctaaccctagaaGTAACACCAACAGACACAATCACCAATCTAAAATCcaaaattgaagccaaaaaacGCATACCACCAGCCCAACAGCGCTTAGTTTTCGCCACCGCGCAGCTCGAAGACGATAAAACCCTATCGCACTACAACATCAAAGACGACTCCTTGCTTCACGTGCTGCTCCGCCTCTGCGGCGGGGCGAAAAAGCGGAAGAAGAAGGTATTTACGACTCCGAAGAAGGAGAAACATGAGAAGGAGAAGGAGAAACTTGGGGTTCTGAAGATGTATAAGGTTGATGATGAGAGTGGTCAAGTTGAAAAGCTGAGGGCAGAGTGTCCTAAATGTGGACCTGGGAATTTTATGGCTAATCATGTTGATAGAGATTGCTGTGGTAAGTGTGGATTTACTAGTTTTTTTTCTCATCAAGTGGATGATTCTGCTGTTGCTGCTAGAATttaa
- the LOC126673629 gene encoding phosphoenolpyruvate/phosphate translocator 2, chloroplastic-like isoform X3, translating to MAFRAEKLRCHWIPSGLVEFLLHFYVHIAVNASVSRSVLLRYLIARAKQRVNWVLKVYPYPATVTAFQLGCGSLMIITMWAFNLYEKPKLSRSQFAAILPLALAHTMGNILTNVSLGKVSVSFTHTIKAMEPFFTVLFASLYFGQRPSLWIVGSLVPIVGGVALASFTEASFNWIGFSTAMASNVTNQSRNVLSKNFMLNQEEALENINLFSVITIISFILLAPTAILIDGFKFSPSFFQSAANQGLNVRELCVRALLAGFCFHSYQQVSYMILQMVNPVTHAVGNCVKRVVVIISSVIFFQTPISPMNSLGTAVALAGVFLYSRAKRIKPMPTQTS from the exons ATGGCGTTTCGTGCCGAAAAGCTTCGTTGTCATTGGATTCCTTCAGGACTAGTCGAGTTTCTACTTCATTTCTATGTTCATATCGCAGTAAATGCATCAGTTTCAAGGTCTGTGCTGCTTCGGTACCTGATAGCTCGAGCGAAACAACGAGTGAATTGG GTTCTGAAGGTATATCCATATCCAGCAACAGTAACAGCATTTCAACTGGGGTGTGGAAGTTTGATGATTATTACAATGTGGGCATTCAATCTTTATGAGAAGCCAAAGCTGAGTCGCTCACAG TTTGCAGCAATATTGCCATTGGCTTTAGCACACACAATGGGGAACATATTAACAAATGTGAGTCTAGGCAAAGTTTCAGTTTCATTCACTCATACTATCAAAGCAATGGAGCCCTTCTTCACTGTCTTATTTGCTTCCCTCTATTTTGGTCAG AGGCCATCTTTGTGGATTGTTGGTTCCTTAGTACCAATAGTAGGTGGAGTGGCATTGGCATCATTCACTGAGGCCTCTTTTAACTG GATTGGCTTCTCTACTGCAATGGCTTCTAATGTAACTAACCAATCTCGCAATGTACTTAGCAAAAACTTCATGCTTAACCAAGAG GAAGCTTTGGAGAACATCAATTTGTTTTCAGTAATAACAATAATTTCATTTATCCTGCTAGCTCCCACAGCTATTTTAATAGACGGCTTCAAGTTTAGTCCTTCGTTTTTCCAGTCCGCT GCAAATCAAGGTTTGAATGTGAGAGAGCTATGTGTAAGAGCTCTTCTAGCTGGCTTCTGCTTCCACTCTTATCAACAA GTGTCGTATATGATATTACAAATGGTAAATCCAGTAACTCATGCAGTAGGAAATTGTGTAAAGCGTGTGGTCGTAATAATCTCCTCAGTAATTTTCTTCCAGACGCCAATATCACCTATGAATTCACTcg GAACTGCTGTGGCTCTTGCCGGGGTGTTCCTGTACTCAAGAGCCAAAAGGATAAAGCCAATGCCAACACAGACTTCATAA
- the LOC126673631 gene encoding uncharacterized protein LOC126673631, with product MLLVDPTKKLSFTRCIQDGDLVIVYEKHDSMKAVNVCEPSVLQNRFGVFKHSDWIGKPFGSKVFSNKGGFVYLLAPTPELWTLVLSHRTQILYIADISFLITYLEIVPGCVVLESGTGSGSLTTSLARAVAPTGHVYTFDFHEQRAASAREDFEKTGISSLVTVGVRDIQGEGFPDEYLGLADSIFLDLPQPWLAISSAGKMLKQDGILCSFSPCIEQVQRSCETLRSNFTDIRTFEVLLRSYEVREVKMDCGQGEIGDFLGSPPHKRRQRSSGSTDVQNNSSPPVIMAKPCGEARGHTGYLTFARLKCLS from the exons ATGTTGCTTGTTGATCCAACAAAAAAGTTGTCCTTTACGCGATGTATTCAAGACGGAGATTTGGTTATTGTCTACGAGAAGCACGATTCAATGAAGGCCGTCAACGTATGTGAACCTTCAGTGCTGCAGAATCGTTTTGGTGTATTTAAACATTCAGATTGGATTGGAAAGCCTTTTGGGTCCAAGGTGTTCAGTAACAAGGgtggatttgtttatttattagctcCAACTCCTGAACTATGGACTCTGGTTTTAAGCCACAGGACTCAGATTCTCTACATTGCTGACATTTCGTTTTTAATTACATACTTGGAGATAGTTCCTGGTTGTGTGGTACTAGAGTCTGGGACTGGTAGTGGATCGTTAACAACTTCACTTGCTAGGGCTGTTGCTCCTACAGGACATGTTTATACCTTTGACTTCCATGAACAAAGGGCTGCCTCAGCAAG AGAAGATTTTGAAAAGACTGGCATAAGCAGCTTAGTCACAGTTGGAGTTCGAGACATCCAGGGTGAGGGATTTCCAGATGAATATTTAGGGTTGGCTGATTCTATATTTCTGGATCTGCCCCAACCGTGGCTGGCCATTTCTTCAGCTGGGAAGATGTTGAAACAAGATGGTATTTTGTGTTCCTTCTCACCGTGCATTGAGCAAGTACAACGCTCCTGTGAAACTCTTAGATCAAACTTTACAG ACATACGGACATTTGAAGTGTTACTTCGGAGTTACGAAGTTCGTGAAGTGAAGATGGATTGTGGCCAGGGGGAAATTGGTGATTTTCTTGGGTCACCTCCTCACAAGAGAAGGCAACGGTCAAGTGGAAGTACTGATGTGCAGAACAATTCCAGTCCGCCTGTAATTATGGCTAAGCCATGTGGTGAGGCTAGGGGTCACACTGGTTATTTGACATTTGCAAGACTCAAATGTCTATCATGA
- the LOC126675193 gene encoding uncharacterized protein LOC126675193, protein MNHVHEHQLPCLHCQPQEYIRMVQHLIERCLTFHMSRDECIKALAKHAHIQPVVTLTVWRGLLEENRGFFHRYFHAISPPHFTSRPTERKFNFRRRKQWK, encoded by the exons ATGAATCATGTTCATGAGCATCAACTCCCTTGTTTGCATTGCCAACCTCAAGAATACATTAGAAtg GTTCAACATTTGATAGAGAGGTGCCTGACTTTTCACATGAGTAGAGATGAGTGCATCAAAGCTCTAGCAAAACACGCTCATATTCAGCCGGTGGTCACTCTTACGGTATGGAGAGGGCTTCTCGAAGAGAACAGAGGATTCTTTCATCGATATTTTCATGCTATTTCTCCTCCCCATTTCACCA GTAGACCTACTGAGAGGAAATTCAACTTCAGAAGAAGGAAGCAATGGAAGTGA
- the LOC126673629 gene encoding phosphoenolpyruvate/phosphate translocator 2, chloroplastic-like isoform X1 — protein MQAALVLSLSIPFLKPHKLLYANSDSNQTFIKPLKLDYSHSNGVSCRKASLSLDSFRTSRVSTSFLCSYRSKCISFKVCAASVPDSSSETTSELGQIAELGAMFGIWYVLNIYYNILNKQVLKVYPYPATVTAFQLGCGSLMIITMWAFNLYEKPKLSRSQFAAILPLALAHTMGNILTNVSLGKVSVSFTHTIKAMEPFFTVLFASLYFGQRPSLWIVGSLVPIVGGVALASFTEASFNWIGFSTAMASNVTNQSRNVLSKNFMLNQEEALENINLFSVITIISFILLAPTAILIDGFKFSPSFFQSAANQGLNVRELCVRALLAGFCFHSYQQVSYMILQMVNPVTHAVGNCVKRVVVIISSVIFFQTPISPMNSLGTAVALAGVFLYSRAKRIKPMPTQTS, from the exons ATGCAAGCAGCATTAGTTCTGTCTCTTTCAATTCCATTTCTCAAACCACACAAACTTCTTTATGCAAATTCCGACTCcaaccaaacttttataaaacctCTTAAACTCGATTATAGTCATTCTAATGGCGTTTCGTGCCGAAAAGCTTCGTTGTCATTGGATTCCTTCAGGACTAGTCGAGTTTCTACTTCATTTCTATGTTCATATCGCAGTAAATGCATCAGTTTCAAGGTCTGTGCTGCTTCGGTACCTGATAGCTCGAGCGAAACAACGAGTGAATTGGGTCAGATTGCTGAACTTGGTGCTATGTTTGGAATTTGGTATGTTTTGAACATCTACTACAATATTTTGAACAAGCAGGTTCTGAAGGTATATCCATATCCAGCAACAGTAACAGCATTTCAACTGGGGTGTGGAAGTTTGATGATTATTACAATGTGGGCATTCAATCTTTATGAGAAGCCAAAGCTGAGTCGCTCACAG TTTGCAGCAATATTGCCATTGGCTTTAGCACACACAATGGGGAACATATTAACAAATGTGAGTCTAGGCAAAGTTTCAGTTTCATTCACTCATACTATCAAAGCAATGGAGCCCTTCTTCACTGTCTTATTTGCTTCCCTCTATTTTGGTCAG AGGCCATCTTTGTGGATTGTTGGTTCCTTAGTACCAATAGTAGGTGGAGTGGCATTGGCATCATTCACTGAGGCCTCTTTTAACTG GATTGGCTTCTCTACTGCAATGGCTTCTAATGTAACTAACCAATCTCGCAATGTACTTAGCAAAAACTTCATGCTTAACCAAGAG GAAGCTTTGGAGAACATCAATTTGTTTTCAGTAATAACAATAATTTCATTTATCCTGCTAGCTCCCACAGCTATTTTAATAGACGGCTTCAAGTTTAGTCCTTCGTTTTTCCAGTCCGCT GCAAATCAAGGTTTGAATGTGAGAGAGCTATGTGTAAGAGCTCTTCTAGCTGGCTTCTGCTTCCACTCTTATCAACAA GTGTCGTATATGATATTACAAATGGTAAATCCAGTAACTCATGCAGTAGGAAATTGTGTAAAGCGTGTGGTCGTAATAATCTCCTCAGTAATTTTCTTCCAGACGCCAATATCACCTATGAATTCACTcg GAACTGCTGTGGCTCTTGCCGGGGTGTTCCTGTACTCAAGAGCCAAAAGGATAAAGCCAATGCCAACACAGACTTCATAA